A single genomic interval of Bacillus oleivorans harbors:
- a CDS encoding SLAP domain-containing protein codes for MQTLKYESSWDKTISVKDRKRIEYVFQMTSLSKHTSIEFTPLWQAVNHKGELLATVLVQNFSKHPLSFHYKKLRYVENTEIVAEHTFTFSALVIEPETSMPWTFIFPIESLRKQTFETGYLELI; via the coding sequence ATGCAGACGCTTAAGTATGAATCTTCATGGGATAAAACCATTTCTGTAAAAGATCGAAAAAGAATTGAATATGTTTTTCAGATGACCAGTCTTTCGAAGCATACCAGTATCGAATTTACACCTTTATGGCAGGCGGTGAACCATAAGGGAGAATTATTAGCAACTGTGCTTGTTCAAAACTTTAGTAAACACCCCTTATCATTTCACTATAAAAAACTCCGGTATGTAGAGAACACAGAAATAGTAGCAGAGCATACATTTACCTTTTCAGCATTAGTCATAGAACCTGAAACAAGCATGCCCTGGACTTTTATTTTTCCTATTGAAAGTTTACGTAAACAAACTTTTGAAACAGGTTATCTAGAGTTGATCTGA
- a CDS encoding YceG family protein yields the protein MIVKEKPVKTTIINTDQPFEQIKTVWNYDRCDGKFSRMKRVIFTRYIGIQKDEQNYIDTLAQIDREIRTLHVGYLRLEEGLYNGFSQNNIQKMEQVWNEYLTMESQNPNDFSHLYKLNMGYRIKENSLEWTKKVLFKEIITLFDQNNGSKGYSARKNFAIKFLMWMNIYLKELFDDYFDFNYIPKVIYYGEIKKHEQYFLLFLSKMGCDVLYMNPKEDMKELLPQIKDISVLIRQPHSTQSIIKWPKPEEPNKKAYDKEHKLITNTFTPAEEKQPNMNLNPSNDNTSINSKSEKNYEELAQLAKSVVLINVYNDKKELLGRGSGVAVTTDGFILTNFHVIQNGVVFGILFENNENEYFTNRLVKYHQEYDLALLKIDRSTEPLLINPQEKLVRGQKIVAIGSPLGLFNTISDGIISGFRDFGDIEVLQITAPISPGSSGGALLDLYGNLIGITTAGFEGQNLNLAVGTKYIKLFAGEIITLVG from the coding sequence ATGATTGTTAAAGAGAAACCTGTGAAAACAACTATTATAAATACAGACCAGCCATTTGAGCAGATAAAAACTGTTTGGAATTACGACAGATGCGATGGTAAATTCAGCAGAATGAAAAGAGTAATATTTACTAGATACATAGGTATACAAAAAGATGAACAAAACTATATAGATACGCTCGCTCAAATCGACCGTGAAATAAGAACCTTACATGTAGGATATTTGCGATTAGAGGAAGGACTATACAATGGTTTTTCTCAAAATAATATACAAAAGATGGAACAGGTTTGGAATGAGTATCTTACAATGGAAAGTCAAAACCCTAATGACTTTAGTCATTTATACAAATTAAATATGGGATATCGTATAAAAGAAAATTCTTTGGAATGGACAAAAAAGGTATTGTTTAAAGAAATCATTACTTTATTTGATCAAAATAACGGAAGCAAAGGCTATTCAGCAAGAAAAAATTTTGCGATAAAGTTTCTGATGTGGATGAATATCTATTTAAAGGAATTATTTGACGATTATTTTGATTTTAATTACATTCCTAAAGTTATTTATTATGGAGAAATAAAAAAACACGAGCAGTATTTTCTATTGTTTCTGTCAAAAATGGGATGTGATGTACTATATATGAACCCAAAAGAAGATATGAAAGAATTGCTCCCGCAAATCAAAGATATATCAGTGCTGATCAGACAACCACATTCAACCCAATCGATTATTAAATGGCCTAAACCTGAGGAACCTAATAAAAAAGCATATGATAAGGAGCATAAACTAATAACAAATACATTCACACCCGCAGAAGAAAAACAACCAAATATGAATTTGAATCCTTCCAATGACAATACTTCTATCAATAGTAAATCTGAAAAAAACTACGAAGAATTAGCTCAATTAGCCAAATCAGTTGTTTTGATAAATGTTTATAATGATAAAAAGGAATTATTGGGCAGAGGATCAGGTGTTGCAGTAACGACAGATGGCTTCATCCTAACAAATTTTCATGTGATTCAAAATGGTGTTGTTTTTGGAATTTTGTTTGAGAACAACGAAAACGAGTATTTCACAAATAGATTAGTCAAATATCATCAGGAATATGATTTAGCGCTGCTAAAGATTGACAGAAGTACAGAGCCTCTTTTAATAAATCCCCAGGAAAAACTGGTTAGAGGACAAAAAATAGTAGCGATCGGAAGCCCTTTAGGACTTTTTAATACCATTTCTGATGGCATTATTTCGGGTTTTAGAGACTTTGGAGATATCGAAGTACTGCAAATAACAGCGCCTATTTCACCAGGAAGTTCAGGAGGTGCCTTACTGGATTTGTATGGCAACCTAATAGGGATCACAACCGCTGGTTTTGAAGGACAAAATCTAAATTTAGCAGTGGGTACAAAATATATCAAATTATTTGCGGGTGAAATTATAACATTAGTAGGATAA
- a CDS encoding protein adenylyltransferase SelO, whose protein sequence is MTNRKEIGWNFDNTYSRLPKFFYNSLSPNPVSSPKLAVLNEPLATTLGLNPEALKSEEAVAVLAGNQVPEGGSPLAQAYAGHQFGHFTMLGDGRAMLIGEQITPNHDRFDIQLKGSGRTPYSRGGDGRAALGPMLREYIISEAMHALGIQTTRSLAVVTTGETIIRETELPGAILTRVASSHLRVGTFEYTARWGELEELQLLADYAIERHYPEIEADENRYLSLLRNVIKRQAYLIAKWQLVGFIHGVMNTDNMTISGETIDYGPCAFMDTYDPATVFSSIDRQGRYAYGNQPYIGGWNLARFAESLLPLLHENQEKAVERAQDEVSKFGELYKMNWLKGMRAKLGIFDEEEQDETLIESLLSMMQKYKADYTNTFRALTYDKPEGSEMFNASEFKQWYDQWHARQGRQKESNEESHQLMRNNNPAVIPRNHRVEEALEAAVEQGDYSVMERLLNVLSKPFAHTPEQEEYCTLPIPSNIPYRTFCGT, encoded by the coding sequence ATGACAAACCGCAAAGAAATAGGATGGAATTTTGATAATACTTATTCCCGTCTGCCGAAGTTTTTTTATAATAGTCTCTCGCCAAATCCGGTAAGCTCACCGAAATTGGCGGTTCTGAACGAACCGTTGGCAACAACCCTTGGGTTAAACCCAGAGGCGCTAAAAAGTGAGGAAGCGGTAGCTGTCCTTGCCGGCAATCAGGTTCCTGAGGGGGGATCACCTCTTGCTCAAGCCTATGCAGGGCATCAATTCGGTCACTTTACAATGTTAGGAGATGGCCGAGCCATGCTTATTGGAGAGCAGATTACTCCTAATCATGATCGGTTTGATATTCAGCTTAAGGGTTCAGGGAGAACACCCTATTCCCGCGGAGGGGATGGCCGGGCAGCCCTTGGGCCGATGCTGCGTGAATATATCATAAGTGAAGCCATGCATGCGCTTGGTATTCAGACGACCCGCAGTCTGGCAGTGGTAACAACAGGCGAGACCATTATTCGCGAAACAGAATTGCCAGGTGCTATTCTGACTCGTGTGGCTTCAAGCCATCTTCGGGTTGGTACCTTTGAATACACAGCTCGATGGGGTGAATTGGAGGAACTTCAGCTTCTCGCAGACTATGCAATCGAACGCCACTACCCGGAAATAGAAGCAGATGAAAACCGATACCTTTCCTTGCTCAGGAACGTCATCAAGCGTCAGGCTTATTTGATCGCAAAATGGCAGCTAGTGGGCTTTATCCATGGAGTGATGAACACTGATAATATGACGATTAGCGGAGAAACAATTGATTATGGTCCTTGTGCATTTATGGATACGTATGACCCGGCGACAGTATTCAGTTCCATTGATAGGCAGGGACGTTACGCCTATGGCAATCAGCCGTATATTGGCGGATGGAACTTAGCTCGGTTTGCTGAATCGTTATTGCCGCTGCTGCATGAAAATCAGGAGAAAGCGGTTGAACGAGCCCAGGATGAGGTTTCAAAATTTGGTGAGTTATATAAAATGAATTGGCTTAAAGGGATGAGAGCAAAATTAGGGATTTTTGATGAAGAGGAGCAGGATGAAACTCTTATAGAAAGTCTTCTCAGTATGATGCAGAAGTACAAAGCGGACTACACCAATACCTTCCGGGCATTAACTTATGATAAACCCGAGGGTTCGGAAATGTTTAATGCTTCCGAATTTAAACAATGGTATGATCAATGGCACGCGAGACAAGGAAGACAGAAGGAGTCGAATGAAGAATCTCATCAGCTAATGCGGAACAATAATCCTGCGGTCATCCCGCGGAACCACCGGGTAGAAGAAGCACTAGAAGCCGCAGTTGAACAAGGGGACTACAGTGTAATGGAGCGGTTACTTAACGTACTTTCCAAACCATTCGCACACACTCCCGAACAAGAAGAATACTGTACACTCCCTATACCATCAAACATACCCTACCGAACTTTTTGTGGAACATAG
- a CDS encoding S8 family peptidase has translation MTITRSRIHLKPFQLGRVSYQAVETTPYGIEMINAPSQWSEAQGNDVVVAVLDTGCDLTHPDLRDRIIGGRNFTSTDSNDYSDSHYHGTHVAGTIAASLNGVGVVGVAPKVKLLILKVLDANGSGSYDSLINAIQYAISWRGPNQEKVRVISMSLGGPNDVPALHDAIKRAVNSGILVVCASGNSGDGSDRTDETTYPGYYNEVVSVGAVDQNQKLAPFSNTNEEIDFVAPGVNVLSTYPGNRLATLSGTSMATPHVSGAAAILIQKAEKESGRTLTEPEIYDLLRENTVSIGLSRNAQGNGLLYLQGGQQSNSGQSKKKKKRTLYI, from the coding sequence ATTACAATTACTAGAAGTAGAATTCATCTTAAGCCGTTCCAACTAGGCAGAGTTTCCTACCAGGCAGTTGAAACGACTCCATATGGCATAGAAATGATTAATGCTCCTTCGCAATGGTCTGAAGCACAAGGAAATGATGTGGTTGTGGCCGTCTTAGATACTGGTTGTGATCTGACTCATCCGGATTTGAGAGACCGGATCATTGGCGGACGAAATTTCACCAGTACGGATTCTAATGATTACTCAGATTCTCACTATCATGGTACACATGTTGCTGGCACCATTGCAGCTTCATTAAATGGAGTAGGAGTAGTAGGTGTCGCCCCAAAGGTGAAACTATTAATCTTAAAAGTTTTAGACGCAAATGGAAGCGGCAGTTACGACAGTCTTATTAATGCCATTCAGTATGCCATCTCATGGCGGGGACCTAACCAAGAAAAGGTTAGGGTTATTTCTATGTCTTTAGGCGGACCTAACGATGTCCCAGCATTACACGATGCCATCAAAAGGGCAGTTAATAGCGGGATTTTAGTCGTCTGTGCATCTGGTAACTCAGGGGATGGTTCAGACCGGACTGACGAAACAACCTACCCGGGTTATTATAACGAGGTAGTCTCAGTTGGAGCTGTTGATCAGAATCAAAAACTGGCCCCTTTTTCCAATACTAATGAAGAAATTGATTTTGTTGCACCAGGTGTAAATGTGTTGTCTACTTATCCGGGAAACAGACTAGCTACATTATCTGGAACATCCATGGCTACTCCTCATGTTTCCGGTGCTGCAGCAATATTGATTCAAAAAGCTGAAAAGGAAAGCGGGCGTACTTTAACTGAACCAGAAATTTATGATCTTTTACGTGAGAATACGGTTTCAATCGGATTATCAAGAAATGCCCAAGGAAATGGCTTACTGTATCTTCAGGGAGGACAACAATCAAATTCAGGTCAATCTAAAAAGAAAAAGAAGCGAACGTTATATATTTAA
- a CDS encoding cell wall hydrolase gives MNKLFILLNTIILVIGSYSVFSSTYIDAEAKNSTKNTGDTLSLNGIDKNGTKLLDLGVREEEKVKRQMSLIEKKDKLFKFSNDLTISSEEIKLLARLVHAEAKGEPYVGKVAVATVVLNRVEHHQFPDTVKEVIFEKNAFEPVLNGSINEPADKEAYKAVHDALADQGKDQGINEELLYFYNPETATSDWILTRKVVKTIGNHAFAI, from the coding sequence ATGAATAAATTATTTATTTTATTGAACACAATTATATTAGTAATAGGTTCTTATTCTGTTTTTTCCTCAACTTATATAGATGCAGAAGCAAAGAATTCTACTAAAAATACTGGTGACACTTTAAGCCTAAATGGTATCGATAAGAATGGAACAAAATTATTAGACTTAGGTGTTAGAGAAGAAGAAAAAGTCAAACGCCAAATGAGTCTGATTGAAAAAAAAGATAAATTATTTAAATTCTCAAATGATCTAACAATCTCGAGCGAAGAAATTAAATTACTTGCTCGTCTTGTCCATGCCGAAGCAAAAGGTGAGCCATATGTGGGTAAAGTAGCAGTTGCAACCGTTGTGCTAAATCGTGTTGAACACCATCAATTCCCTGATACAGTTAAGGAAGTTATTTTTGAAAAGAATGCTTTTGAACCTGTTTTAAATGGATCCATCAATGAACCTGCGGATAAGGAAGCTTATAAAGCAGTCCATGATGCTTTAGCAGATCAAGGAAAGGATCAAGGGATTAACGAGGAATTACTCTACTTTTATAACCCTGAAACGGCAACCAGTGATTGGATTTTAACTCGTAAAGTTGTAAAGACTATTGGAAATCACGCATTCGCTATTTAA
- a CDS encoding PQQ-dependent sugar dehydrogenase, with product MHIPEKLLVREFIWCEVNNRFYKHLYQYADDRAEGPINVLLKAQSEQTNMILYLMNLFSISKPAFDEEEVRYMDEPHSLITEVIEREKELTLIYESYPYFLANFPNLSPLIHRLRYLQHEKLNELNKLKSQFQKFNHLETNERIDRDYWLEEGYELEKIASGFTFPTSIAFDDEGELFVGESGYSYGPAYAKARILNIRKDGQIQEIASGFEGPLTGIAWYKGYFYVITGGFDGKVYRVSKDGQKKVLISGLRSGADHFTSEIVFGPDNKMYFAVGTVTNSGVVGVDNEYYGWLGQRPTFHDIPARDLKLVGQNFVSDNPLTKINPNDKVSTGAFHPFGTASRRGEVVKGQLLANGVLYRANPDGSNLEIVADGFRNVFGLGFSPEGKLFATNNGFDFRGSRPIEGDWDPLYEIRPGWYGWPDFASGLPVTLPYFKPPGHPQPQFLLEQHPPLAAQPLIRFKPHAATQKFDFSKNERFGRRGEMFLAQIGSAPPITTGEQKPSGYRVVRAMPYTGQVRDFLVNLKPGKGGKGPERPVAVRFSPDGNFLYIVDFGLLGATATTAIPYADTGAIWRVKRK from the coding sequence TTGCACATACCTGAAAAATTACTGGTGAGGGAGTTTATTTGGTGTGAAGTAAATAATCGATTTTACAAGCATTTATATCAATATGCGGATGATCGTGCTGAAGGTCCAATCAATGTCTTGTTGAAAGCTCAATCGGAGCAAACCAACATGATTCTTTATTTAATGAATTTGTTTTCGATATCAAAGCCTGCTTTCGATGAGGAAGAAGTAAGATATATGGATGAGCCCCATTCGTTGATTACCGAAGTAATAGAAAGGGAAAAAGAGCTGACATTAATCTATGAATCTTATCCGTATTTTTTAGCTAATTTCCCCAACCTTTCTCCGCTTATTCACCGCTTACGTTATCTTCAACACGAAAAGTTGAATGAGTTAAATAAGTTAAAATCTCAATTTCAAAAGTTTAATCATTTGGAGACTAATGAAAGAATCGATAGGGATTATTGGCTGGAAGAGGGGTATGAGTTAGAAAAAATAGCTTCAGGCTTTACGTTTCCAACAAGTATAGCCTTTGATGATGAGGGTGAACTATTTGTTGGAGAGTCGGGATATTCCTATGGGCCCGCCTATGCAAAAGCCAGGATTCTAAACATCAGGAAAGATGGGCAGATCCAAGAAATTGCTTCAGGTTTTGAAGGACCACTGACCGGAATTGCATGGTATAAAGGATACTTTTATGTGATTACAGGAGGTTTTGATGGAAAGGTATATCGAGTAAGCAAAGATGGACAGAAAAAGGTATTAATCAGCGGGTTGCGAAGTGGAGCTGACCATTTTACATCGGAAATTGTATTTGGTCCAGATAATAAAATGTATTTTGCGGTAGGAACTGTGACAAATTCTGGAGTTGTTGGGGTTGATAATGAATATTATGGGTGGCTTGGGCAAAGACCAACATTTCATGATATCCCAGCCAGAGACTTAAAGCTTGTCGGACAAAATTTTGTAAGTGATAATCCACTAACTAAAATAAATCCTAATGATAAAGTATCGACTGGCGCATTTCATCCATTTGGAACAGCCAGCCGGCGAGGAGAAGTTGTAAAAGGCCAGTTATTGGCTAATGGGGTTCTTTACCGGGCAAATCCAGATGGCAGTAATCTAGAAATAGTAGCCGATGGTTTTAGAAATGTTTTCGGTTTAGGTTTTTCTCCTGAAGGGAAACTTTTTGCCACAAATAACGGATTTGATTTTCGTGGAAGCCGCCCTATTGAGGGGGATTGGGACCCTTTATACGAGATAAGGCCAGGCTGGTACGGGTGGCCGGATTTCGCAAGCGGATTACCTGTTACATTACCATATTTTAAACCACCCGGACATCCGCAGCCGCAGTTTCTATTGGAGCAGCATCCGCCATTAGCTGCACAACCATTAATTCGTTTTAAACCACACGCAGCTACACAAAAATTTGATTTTAGCAAAAATGAAAGATTTGGGAGAAGAGGGGAAATGTTCTTGGCTCAAATTGGGAGTGCCCCTCCGATTACAACTGGTGAGCAAAAACCGAGTGGATATCGAGTCGTAAGAGCCATGCCATACACAGGACAAGTGCGTGATTTTCTTGTGAATTTAAAACCAGGCAAGGGTGGAAAAGGTCCAGAGCGTCCAGTAGCTGTCCGGTTTTCGCCTGATGGGAATTTCCTTTATATTGTAGACTTCGGACTTCTGGGGGCTACAGCAACTACTGCGATACCTTATGCTGATACAGGAGCCATTTGGCGAGTTAAACGGAAATAG
- a CDS encoding DUF2232 domain-containing protein: MYSFFQPISEHADMIHKLLRSKSTSLQNIIVTSLFGTLSAIFQSAGGFFPWVGYLISPLATAPIIFCTILSLKFGLFSYMVSILLLLVIQPSELIVFPFTTGLLGLAIGLAFRKFSKRISIIFFGSLALLAGMMIVLYGFGFPLLGPSIPANISYSGTGILFLFSFFYSWLWTEASHAVFKKIQKLLYYI; encoded by the coding sequence ATGTATTCCTTTTTTCAACCGATTTCTGAGCATGCCGATATGATCCATAAATTATTAAGAAGCAAATCTACCAGCCTTCAAAACATTATCGTTACTTCTTTATTTGGTACTCTATCTGCTATTTTTCAATCTGCGGGTGGTTTTTTTCCGTGGGTTGGTTATCTTATTAGTCCGCTTGCTACTGCACCGATTATCTTTTGTACCATTCTTTCTTTAAAATTCGGATTATTCTCCTATATGGTAAGCATTTTACTTCTACTGGTAATACAGCCGAGTGAGCTCATTGTTTTTCCATTTACAACGGGTTTGTTAGGTTTGGCTATTGGTTTGGCATTTCGTAAGTTTTCAAAACGTATTAGTATCATATTTTTTGGGTCGCTTGCTTTATTAGCAGGAATGATGATTGTATTGTACGGTTTTGGCTTCCCTTTGCTAGGACCATCCATACCTGCAAACATTAGTTATAGCGGTACGGGTATTTTGTTTCTATTTTCTTTCTTTTATAGCTGGTTATGGACGGAGGCAAGCCATGCTGTTTTTAAGAAAATACAAAAATTACTTTATTATATCTGA
- the rlmD gene encoding 23S rRNA (uracil(1939)-C(5))-methyltransferase RlmD, translating into MSKQQAPVEKNEFIDVVFEDLTHEGAGVAKVEGFPLFVAQALPGEKAKVKVTKVQKGYGFGRLVEIYEASPDRVAPPCPVYHLCGGCSLQHVSYEGQLKAKEKHVRDVLARIGKLPDVPVHPVIGMKDPWKYRNKAQVPVGEREGGLIAGFYQKRSHDIINMDRCIIQKEKNDEVIQTVKEICNEYGIQAYNEQKHKGTLRHIMARVGHATGEVMVVLVTRTKDLPNRKQIVREIADKIDGVKSIVQNINEKRTNVILGDETLVLWGREVIYDTIGKIKFAISAKSFYQVNPEQTEVLYGKALEYAGLTGEETVIDAYCGIGTISLFLAQKAKKVYGVEIVPEAIEDAKANAELNGLQEKTEFAVGKAEEVIPAWYEEGIRADVLCVDPPRKGCDPALLETIIKMKPKKVVYVSCDPATLARDLRILEDGGYKTLEVQPVDMFPQTGHVECCSLLVRNDK; encoded by the coding sequence ATGAGTAAGCAGCAAGCACCGGTTGAAAAAAATGAATTTATTGATGTCGTTTTTGAGGATTTAACCCATGAAGGAGCCGGAGTAGCCAAGGTGGAAGGGTTTCCTCTATTTGTAGCACAGGCACTTCCTGGTGAAAAGGCGAAGGTAAAGGTTACAAAGGTCCAAAAGGGCTACGGGTTTGGGCGTCTCGTTGAAATATATGAAGCGAGTCCAGATCGTGTGGCCCCACCTTGTCCTGTCTACCATCTCTGCGGCGGCTGCTCGCTTCAGCATGTAAGCTATGAAGGTCAGCTGAAAGCAAAAGAAAAGCATGTTCGTGATGTACTAGCTCGGATTGGAAAGCTCCCCGATGTTCCTGTTCATCCAGTGATTGGGATGAAGGATCCATGGAAGTACCGCAATAAAGCGCAGGTTCCTGTAGGTGAGAGAGAAGGCGGATTGATTGCAGGGTTTTATCAGAAAAGAAGCCATGACATTATCAATATGGATCGCTGTATCATCCAAAAAGAAAAAAACGACGAAGTGATTCAGACCGTTAAAGAAATATGTAATGAATACGGGATTCAGGCGTATAACGAACAGAAGCATAAAGGAACCCTTCGTCACATTATGGCAAGGGTAGGGCATGCCACAGGGGAAGTAATGGTGGTTTTAGTCACCCGGACGAAGGACCTTCCGAATCGAAAGCAAATTGTAAGAGAGATTGCGGATAAAATTGATGGTGTTAAATCGATCGTACAAAATATAAACGAAAAACGGACCAATGTCATATTAGGCGATGAGACGCTTGTTCTTTGGGGAAGGGAAGTTATTTACGACACGATAGGTAAAATTAAATTTGCAATCTCAGCAAAATCCTTCTATCAAGTAAATCCAGAACAAACGGAGGTTTTATACGGAAAAGCACTTGAATATGCGGGTCTGACAGGTGAAGAAACTGTTATAGATGCCTATTGCGGAATCGGAACTATTTCCCTCTTTCTCGCTCAAAAAGCTAAAAAAGTGTATGGCGTTGAAATTGTTCCTGAAGCGATAGAAGACGCAAAAGCGAATGCGGAGTTGAATGGTCTTCAGGAAAAGACCGAATTTGCTGTAGGAAAAGCTGAAGAAGTGATACCAGCGTGGTATGAAGAGGGGATACGGGCGGATGTTCTCTGTGTCGACCCGCCGCGTAAAGGCTGTGATCCAGCATTATTAGAAACGATTATTAAGATGAAGCCGAAGAAGGTTGTTTACGTATCGTGTGACCCTGCGACATTAGCAAGAGATTTACGGATTTTAGAGGACGGAGGGTATAAAACGCTAGAGGTCCAGCCGGTTGATATGTTTCCGCAGACGGGGCATGTGGAGTGCTGTTCACTGCTTGTAAGGAATGATAAATGA
- a CDS encoding gamma-type small acid-soluble spore protein has protein sequence MNDTNGHKSDPFTVVGTNIDEVKRKNANSGMSYNEVKQWLAKTTGGQGTSVFSDTDVEEVKRKNQDLK, from the coding sequence ATGAATGATACTAACGGTCATAAATCTGATCCATTTACAGTTGTCGGAACAAATATTGATGAAGTTAAAAGAAAAAATGCCAACTCAGGCATGTCTTATAACGAAGTAAAGCAATGGCTCGCAAAAACAACGGGAGGACAGGGAACGTCTGTTTTTAGTGACACCGATGTTGAGGAAGTTAAGAGGAAGAATCAAGACTTGAAGTGA